Proteins encoded within one genomic window of Bradyrhizobium sp. CB1717:
- a CDS encoding response regulator transcription factor, producing MRTIIADDHAIMREGLKQLLSTVDELIVSGEAADAEAVHRLLNESPADLLILDLGMPGVSGFQFIAHLRTAWPELRVLVLTANIEPRSVRAAFSAGANGYLTKSGDPSELIAAIDAIRKGHAYVAEEVRFAVDHHDGPSEIPEPSAAIISPVTLTRRERQILAMIPHGVTNRDIASRLGISLLTARKHRENLMRKLDLHNGAELTAYAVRLGLPAG from the coding sequence GTGCGGACGATCATTGCTGACGATCACGCGATCATGCGGGAAGGTCTGAAGCAGCTTCTGTCGACCGTGGACGAACTCATTGTCAGCGGAGAAGCAGCGGACGCAGAGGCTGTTCACCGGCTGCTGAACGAAAGCCCCGCCGATCTTCTCATCCTCGATCTCGGCATGCCGGGTGTGAGCGGCTTTCAATTCATAGCTCACCTGAGAACCGCTTGGCCGGAGCTGCGGGTACTTGTCCTCACCGCCAATATCGAGCCGCGTTCCGTTCGGGCAGCCTTTTCCGCGGGCGCAAACGGCTATCTGACCAAGAGCGGTGATCCATCCGAACTCATCGCTGCGATCGATGCCATCAGAAAAGGCCATGCCTATGTGGCGGAGGAGGTTCGCTTTGCGGTGGACCACCATGACGGCCCGAGCGAAATCCCGGAGCCCTCGGCAGCGATCATATCTCCGGTCACGCTGACGAGGCGCGAGCGGCAAATCCTGGCGATGATCCCTCACGGCGTCACCAACCGCGACATCGCCAGCCGTCTCGGCATCAGCCTGCTCACGGCGAGAAAACATCGCGAGAATCTCATGCGGAAGCTCGACCTGCACAATGGTGCAGAACTGACCGCCTACGCGGTCCGTCTCGGCCTTCCGGCGGGCTAG
- a CDS encoding sulfite exporter TauE/SafE family protein, whose protein sequence is MSDIAVYLVLSGAVFAGAFVSGLSGFAFSAVAGAILLHVFPPMEAVPLMMACSITVQAANLYALRKSMQWKTSLVFIAGGLLGIPIAIYLLQNVDTGVFRLGFGTLVSLYAAYALVRPTAAYLRQMDSRSRNALVGFGGGLVGGLTAMPGALPAIWCDIHGLPKNQQRGLVQPYIGVMQLFALALMLSHQSLSLKVLIDFGMSLPALAAGTAVGIVLFGRVNEAAFKRIILGLLLFSGLCLVI, encoded by the coding sequence ATGTCAGACATAGCGGTTTACTTGGTGCTAAGCGGGGCGGTTTTTGCAGGTGCGTTCGTTTCCGGCCTTTCCGGATTTGCGTTCTCGGCGGTCGCCGGCGCCATCCTGCTGCATGTGTTTCCGCCCATGGAAGCTGTGCCATTGATGATGGCCTGCAGCATCACCGTACAAGCGGCCAACCTGTATGCGCTGCGCAAGAGCATGCAATGGAAAACCAGCCTGGTTTTCATCGCTGGTGGACTATTGGGCATTCCGATCGCGATCTATCTCCTGCAGAACGTGGATACAGGTGTTTTCAGGCTTGGGTTTGGAACGCTCGTATCGCTTTACGCGGCATATGCCTTGGTGCGGCCGACGGCTGCCTACTTGCGTCAGATGGACAGCCGGAGCAGGAACGCGCTGGTCGGATTTGGTGGCGGGCTGGTCGGCGGCTTGACAGCGATGCCTGGCGCACTTCCTGCGATCTGGTGCGACATCCACGGTCTCCCGAAAAATCAGCAGCGCGGCCTGGTTCAGCCCTACATCGGCGTCATGCAGCTTTTCGCCCTCGCTCTCATGCTTTCGCACCAAAGCCTCTCGTTAAAGGTCTTGATCGACTTTGGCATGTCTCTGCCCGCCTTGGCTGCGGGAACGGCTGTAGGTATCGTGCTGTTCGGACGGGTCAACGAGGCGGCCTTCAAACGAATTATCCTGGGCTTGTTGCTGTTTTCGGGACTTTGCCTTGTGATCTAG
- a CDS encoding Gfo/Idh/MocA family oxidoreductase: MSEPVRLSVMGAGLIGKRHIEHILARPEAMLSSIVDPEPAARELAASLKVDWYPSFQDMLSGNRPEGVVVATPNQMHVANGMDCIAARIPALIEKPLADDVIAAQSLVEASERAGVPLLTGHHRRHNPMIQRAKAEIDSGRLGQIVSVHGMFWLIKPDDYFDVAWRREKGAGPVFLNLIHDIDLLRYLCGDIVAVQAAQSNRLRGHAVEETAVIILHFASGALGTVNVSDAIQSPWSWEFTAGENPAYSHTQEACYQIGGTRASLAIPQLNLWHHPSKASWWAPIEREPLRYEKQDPLGLQIANFCGVIRGTTEPVVGGREGLKTLRVIDAVKRAAETGEFISV, encoded by the coding sequence ATGAGTGAACCCGTCCGCCTCTCGGTGATGGGAGCGGGTCTCATCGGCAAGCGACATATCGAGCACATTCTCGCGCGGCCGGAGGCGATGCTGTCGTCGATCGTCGATCCGGAGCCCGCGGCCAGAGAGTTGGCGGCGTCGCTGAAGGTGGACTGGTATCCGTCCTTTCAGGACATGCTCTCCGGAAATCGGCCGGAGGGGGTGGTTGTCGCCACCCCCAACCAGATGCATGTGGCCAACGGCATGGATTGTATCGCGGCTCGCATCCCAGCTCTCATCGAGAAGCCGCTAGCGGATGACGTCATCGCTGCGCAGAGCCTGGTCGAAGCCTCGGAGCGGGCAGGCGTGCCGCTGCTCACCGGCCATCATCGCCGCCATAACCCGATGATCCAACGCGCCAAGGCGGAGATCGACAGCGGCCGGCTCGGCCAGATCGTGTCGGTGCATGGCATGTTCTGGTTGATCAAGCCGGACGATTATTTTGACGTGGCCTGGCGCCGCGAAAAAGGAGCGGGGCCTGTTTTCCTGAATCTCATCCACGATATCGACCTGCTGCGGTACCTGTGTGGGGATATCGTCGCGGTACAGGCTGCCCAATCCAATCGGCTGCGTGGACATGCGGTTGAAGAGACAGCGGTGATCATCCTGCACTTCGCCTCCGGCGCGCTGGGAACGGTCAATGTGTCCGATGCCATCCAGTCGCCTTGGAGCTGGGAATTCACCGCCGGTGAGAACCCGGCCTACAGTCATACGCAGGAGGCCTGTTACCAGATCGGCGGCACGAGGGCATCGCTGGCTATTCCGCAACTCAATCTATGGCATCACCCAAGCAAGGCCAGCTGGTGGGCGCCGATCGAGCGCGAGCCGCTGCGCTACGAGAAGCAGGACCCACTTGGCCTGCAGATCGCAAATTTCTGTGGGGTTATCCGCGGTACGACCGAGCCTGTGGTGGGCGGGCGTGAAGGGCTGAAAACCCTCAGAGTGATCGACGCGGTCAAACGCGCGGCGGAAACCGGAGAGTTCATATCGGTTTGA
- a CDS encoding ATP-binding protein has translation MQEDKIREALVELLYRNAYGVVASNVLISLAAAYVMRSTVPPSWLVGWLGALYLLTAIRVFAARRFFSRNREPASVSRWAWLAAGFSCVSGLLWGMLGWVGFVPEQPAPFLFTIVALTGLVCGTVPSLSAFPPALVGSIIATVLPVMVRSVISGGDNSGAYLALLTGLVAINLYYCRTTHRMLRESIRLRLENVELVGHLQEERDRAQAADHAKTRFLAAASHDLRQPIHALSLLIATLATLGRRGAVQSGDARDLAGKAKSIVGNLSALLNGLLDISRLDAGVVTIAKETVNLSQLFNQLSNEFAPEAKDRGLDWRVVESRLHVDSDPMMLKRVLGNLLSNAFRYTGSGGVLLGCRRRGAAVEIQIWDTGPGIPRDQQAMIFEEFVQLQNPARDRTQGLGLGLAIVRRTAALLQHPLKLVSVVGRGSMFSVTVPQASAVAPPSPDQRAPPADITISIMVVEDEGDVLDIMVQLLTLQGHQVYAGRSAAEVQRIHAEAMAAGDAPVDLIVADYRLGDGATGQDAIEALCAYIGRSLPAVIVTGDTSPARIKEATASGHRILHKPITGEQLHEAIIAACVDRKQPIDSDC, from the coding sequence ATGCAGGAAGACAAGATACGCGAGGCGCTCGTAGAGCTCCTGTATCGCAATGCCTATGGAGTAGTGGCTTCCAACGTCCTCATCTCCCTGGCGGCGGCATACGTGATGAGGAGCACCGTACCGCCGAGCTGGTTGGTCGGATGGCTCGGTGCGCTCTATCTGCTCACCGCCATACGCGTCTTTGCGGCGCGCCGGTTCTTCAGCCGGAATCGAGAACCAGCGTCTGTGTCGCGATGGGCGTGGCTCGCGGCCGGGTTTTCCTGCGTGTCGGGACTGCTGTGGGGAATGCTCGGCTGGGTTGGGTTCGTTCCCGAACAGCCCGCTCCTTTCTTGTTCACCATTGTTGCCTTGACCGGTCTGGTCTGCGGCACGGTTCCGTCGCTCTCGGCCTTTCCGCCGGCTCTCGTCGGCTCGATCATCGCAACGGTGCTGCCGGTGATGGTGCGCTCCGTTATCAGTGGAGGTGATAATTCCGGCGCATATCTCGCCCTGCTTACGGGGCTTGTGGCCATCAATCTCTATTATTGCCGCACGACGCACCGCATGCTGCGTGAGTCCATCAGGTTGCGCTTGGAAAATGTCGAACTGGTTGGTCACCTCCAGGAAGAACGCGACCGCGCGCAAGCCGCCGATCATGCGAAAACGCGTTTTCTCGCTGCCGCCAGTCATGACCTGCGCCAGCCGATCCATGCCTTGAGCCTGCTGATCGCCACGCTCGCGACGCTGGGGCGCCGCGGCGCCGTCCAGTCCGGCGATGCGCGCGATCTTGCCGGCAAGGCAAAATCCATCGTCGGAAATCTCAGCGCCCTTCTGAACGGACTGCTCGACATCTCGCGGCTCGATGCCGGCGTCGTCACTATTGCGAAGGAGACGGTGAATCTCTCCCAGCTGTTCAACCAGCTCAGCAACGAATTCGCCCCGGAGGCGAAGGATCGAGGCCTCGACTGGCGGGTCGTTGAAAGCCGTCTTCACGTGGACAGCGATCCCATGATGCTGAAACGGGTCCTCGGCAATCTGCTGTCGAACGCCTTTCGATACACGGGATCCGGTGGCGTCCTGCTCGGTTGCCGCAGGCGCGGTGCTGCTGTGGAAATCCAGATATGGGATACCGGCCCCGGCATCCCCAGAGATCAGCAAGCGATGATCTTCGAGGAATTCGTGCAGTTGCAGAACCCGGCGAGGGATCGCACGCAAGGCCTTGGCCTCGGCCTCGCCATCGTTCGTCGCACTGCCGCACTGCTGCAACATCCGCTGAAGCTGGTCTCCGTCGTCGGCCGCGGTTCGATGTTTTCCGTGACGGTTCCGCAAGCCAGTGCCGTGGCGCCTCCCTCGCCCGATCAACGAGCGCCACCCGCAGACATCACCATCAGCATCATGGTCGTGGAAGACGAGGGGGATGTTCTCGATATCATGGTGCAGTTGCTCACGCTGCAGGGACATCAGGTCTATGCCGGCCGATCTGCCGCCGAGGTGCAGCGGATTCATGCGGAGGCGATGGCGGCCGGCGATGCGCCCGTCGATCTGATCGTCGCCGACTACCGCCTCGGAGATGGCGCGACTGGCCAGGACGCAATCGAGGCTCTTTGCGCCTATATCGGCCGGTCCTTGCCTGCCGTTATCGTGACCGGCGATACCTCGCCGGCGCGGATCAAGGAAGCCACCGCCAGCGGTCATCGTATTCTTCACAAGCCGATTACCGGCGAGCAATTGCACGAAGCGATCATTGCAGCCTGTGTAGATCGCAAGCAACCAATCGATAGCGACTGCTGA